A window from Pangasianodon hypophthalmus isolate fPanHyp1 chromosome 16, fPanHyp1.pri, whole genome shotgun sequence encodes these proteins:
- the fam131c gene encoding protein FAM131C, which translates to MGACLCKGHQEIQNSQQHPMGELQSWTEGQPIVKGNHQPYNGSVTDKKNGNGYNIGELATSSLMGLVATIKEHITKPTAMAQGRVAHLIEWKGWGGETATGGGWCGWSREGGWGGAGATLQEDEQLYSHLTDEIKEARFAAGVAEQFALAEAAMNAWPSPEVTDRATTSTVQLQGHEGLYLSQFLMDGGSLGVPHHLYSIHMEANAETSSVNTTQPPQPYYCSSISQPESQHFLQEQRTLPADGPVRHADSSSEDEVFFD; encoded by the exons ATGGGCGCCTGCCTTTGCAAAGGTCATCAAG AGATTCAAAATAGCCAGCAGCATCCCATGGGAGAGTTGCAGTCTTGGACAGAAGGACAGCCCATTGTCAAG gGGAACCATCAGCCGTACAATGGCTCAGTGACAGATAAGAAGAATGGCAATGGCTATAACATCGGGGAGCTGGCTACATCATCCTTGATGG GTCTGGTTGCTACTATAAAGGAGCACATAACCAAGCCAACAGCAATGGCACAGGGACGGGTGGCCCACCTGATCGAGTGGAAAGGTTGGGGTGGGGAGACAGCGACTGGAGGGGGCTGGTGTGGCTGGAGCAGGGAGGGAGGCTGGGGAGGAGCAGGGGCCACGCTGCAGGAGGACGAGCAGCTCTACTCCCATCTGACCGACGAGATCAAGGAGGCACGCTTTGCTGCAG GGGTAGCTGAGCAGTTTGCCCTCGCTGAAGCAGCAATGAATGCATGGCCTTCACCGGAGGTCACAGATCGAGCCACAACAAGCACAGTGCAATTACAAG GCCATGAGGGCCTGTATCTCTCTCAGTTTCTAATGGATGGAGGAAGCTTGGGCGTCCCACACCACCTGTACAGCATACACATGGAGGCCAATGCTGAAACCAGCTCTGTGAATACTACACAGCCTCCTCAACCCTACTACTGTAGCTCTATATCTCAGCCGGAATCACAGCACTTCCTTCAGGAGCAGAGGACTTTACCGGCTGACGGCCCTGTACGACACGcagacagcagctctgaggaTGAGGTCTTTTTTGACTAA